A genomic window from Silene latifolia isolate original U9 population chromosome 11, ASM4854445v1, whole genome shotgun sequence includes:
- the LOC141610900 gene encoding regulator of telomere elongation helicase 1 homolog isoform X7, whose translation MMVLGSREQLCIHEKVKLLRGRAQSNSCQYHRKRSNKRACGHYKITADFLKSNPYIGDEPVDIEDLVNIGRSCGPCPYYMSRELLKGVDILFAPYNYLIDRSFKDRIGIEWNSSILIFDEAHNLEGICADAASFDLPAALLSACISEAKKCIDLSVKRRDIDKSADPSCSPDNFAILRALLLKLEKRIAEVPIVSREFGFTRPGPYIYELLGELNVTSENATKLTGIIEQAVLLLEEDTNGTGGKESNSRLETLGEILNLIFRDGGTSHAKYYRVHVQESAASDFYDFTGNVSKARMLSWWCFNPGICLEDFSKRGVGSVILTSGTLSPLDSFAYELKLEFPIRLENPHVISSNQIWTGVVSEGPSGYSFNSSYRNRDVLEYKQELGNAIVNFARIVPDGLLVFFASYYVMEQCISCWKDNSNRSASSQLTIWARICKFKQPVIEPRQSALFSSSIEDFNSKLKDPSTSGAVFFAVCRGKVSEGLDFADQYGRAVIITGLPFATRTDPKVRLKREFLDESARNKTLSHKPLTGEEWYDQQASRAVNQAVGRVIRHRHDYGAIILCDERFATSHRQAQVSRWIQPHIKCYSKFGDVVYSLTRFFRVEVPRLIKVEPLVKVEPLETVSNVVKACGEKVTQPLNGCCSGKKVNSLGLDEDCCIVSSTVGIKVEKLDDVSLLQEFLPANRSSLTFQKQTQATSAKLPSYLFGKQKLLSTGTTCRNEMSDLVDLADDASPFRRSDAMFVSSLSKRQKIPKIEPDFTEHKRSTCEKTSVIKETLSKCSRGKSILTEKYQDNLDIKKEGSLEIGGNMTSRERATNQANLDSHSASTLNDKAKGQNFLIQVQEILDKSEYKEFLGYLKALKSRAMTISPVLQSIVKLFSGQDRRSLLSRFKHYIPEKYHSLYEEYCTSIGGTSEP comes from the exons ATGATGGTTTTAGGTTCTCGCGAGCAGCTATGCATTCATGAAAAAGTGAAGTTACTACGTGGGAGGGCACAGAGCAATTCTTGCCAGTATCATAGGAAACGCAGCAACAAACGAGCTTGTGGACATTATAAGATAACAGCAG ACTTCCTTAAAAGCAATCCTTATATTGGGGATGAACCCGTGGACATAGAGGATTTGGTCAACATTGGGAGAAGCTGTGGACC GTGTCCATACTATATGTCGCGTGAGCTCCTTAAAGGCGTTGACATATTATTTGCACCCTACAACTATCTAATCGATCGTTCCTTTAAAGATAGGATTGGCATAGAGTGGAATAGTAGCATCCTGATATTTGATGAAGCTCATAATTTG GAAGGAATTTGTGCTGATGCAGCTTCTTTTGACCTACCTGCTGCGTTATTATCTGCTTGTATTTCTGAAGCAAAGAAGTGCATTGACCTTTCTGTCAAAAGAAGAGACATAGACAAGTCAGCTGATCCAAGCTGTAGTCCTGACAACTTTGCAATTCTTAGAG CTCTTTTATTGAAGCTTGAAAAGAGGATTGCAGAAGTGCCAATTGTGTCTCGGGAATTTGGTTTTACTAGACCTGGTCCTTATATTTATGAGTTACTCGGGGAATTAAATGTCACGAGCGAAAATGCAACCAAGCTCACTGGAATAATTGAGCAAGCTGTTCTGCTTCTTGAAGAAG ATACAAATGGAACTGGGGGGAAAGAGTCAAACAGTCGATTGGAAACTCTTGGAGAGATTCTAAATTTGATCTTCAGAGATGGAGGTACTTCTCATGCAAAGTACTATCGT GTGCATGTTCAAGAAAGCGCGGCAAGTGATTTTTATGATTTTACCG GTAATGTGTCTAAGGCTAGGATGCTCAGTTGGTGGTGTTTTAATCCAGGAATTTGCTTGGAAGATTTCTCTAAAAGGGGAGTCGGTTCTGTCATTCTGACATCAGGAACTTTGTCTCCATTAGATTCTTTTGCATACGAATTGAAGCT GGAATTTCCAATACGATTAGAGAACCCTCATGTTATATCGTCAAATCAAATTTGGACAGGTGTTGTATCAGAAGGACCTTCTGGTTATTCTTTCAACTCGTCTTACCGAAATCGTGACGTTTTAGAATACAAACAGGAGCTGGGTAATGCCATAG TCAATTTTGCTCGGATTGTGCCTGACGGGCTTCTTGTCTTCTTTGCATCATACTATGTCATGGAACAATGCATTAGTTGCTGGAAGGACAAC TCGAACAGAAGTGCTTCCAGTCAACTTACAATATGGGCAAGGATTTGCAAATTTAAGCAGCCTGTTATAGAACCTAGACAATCTGCATTATTTTCCTCTTCAATTGAG GACTTTAACTCCAAGTTAAAGGATCCCTCTACTTCTGGAGCAGTCTTTTTTGCGGTTTGTCGTGGCAAG GTCAGTGAAGGGTTGGACTTTGCCGATCAATATGGGAGGGCTGTGATTATTACTGGATTACCATTTGCCACGAGGACAGATCCCAAG GTTCGTCTTAAACGTGAATTTTTGGATGAAAGTGCACGGAACAAAACCTTAAGTCATAAG CCTTTGACAGGAGAGGAATGGTATGATCAGCAAGCATCTCGTGCGGTAAATCAGGCTGTTGGACGTGTCATTCGGCATCGCCATGATTATGGAGCAATAATACTTTGTGATGAAAG GTTTGCAACTTCACACCGCCAAGCACAGGTATCACGATGGATACAGCCTCATATCAAG TGCTATTCCAAGTTTGGAGATGTTGTATATTCCTTGACTCGCTTTTTTCGCGTTGAAGTTCCGCGTCTGATCAAGGTTGAACCACTAGTAAAGGTTGAGCCACTAGAGACTGTATCTAATG tagtAAAGGCTTGTGGAGAAAAAGTCACCCAGCCTCTCAATGGATGCTGCTCAGGGAAGAAAGTTAATTCCTTG GGTTTGGATGAAGACTGTTGTATTGTGTCATCAACAGTTGGTATTAAGGTCGAAAAGTTAGACGATGTAAGCCTGTTACAAGAATTTCTTCCTGCCAATAGATCCTCTCTTACTTTTCAAAAGCAAACGCAGGCTACATCAGCTAAACTACCAAGTTACTTATTTGGGAAGCAAAAGCTACTCTCTACAGGAACTACTTGTAGAAATGAGATGTCTGATTTAGTTGACTTGGCTGACGATGCTTCACCTTTCCGAAGGTCAGATGCAATGTTTGTAAGTAGCTTGTCTAAGAGACAGAAAATTCCTAAGATAGAGCCTGATTTTACCGAGCACAAAAGGAGTACCTGTGAGAAAACATCAGTAATCAAAGAAACTCTATCAAAATGCTCTAGAGGCAAATCTATTTTAACAGAAAAATATCAAGATAATTTGGATATAAAAAAGGAAGGTTCCTTAGAGATTGGTGGTAATATGACCTCTCGAGAAAGGGCAACCAACCAGGCAAACTTGGATAGCCATTCTGCTTCTACTCTAAATGACAAAGCTAAAGGACAGAATTTTCTAATTCAG GTTCAGGAAATACTTGACAAGTCAGAATATAAAGAATTTCTTGGCTATCTGAAGGCACTGAAATCACGAGCTATGACTATTAGTCCTGTTTTGCAATCAATCGTGAAACTTTTTTCTGGGCAAGATAGGCGCTCTCTTCTATCAAG ATTTAAGCACTATATCCCTGAGAAGTATCATTCTTTGTATGAGGAATATTGTACATCAATTGGTGGGACATCTGAGCCATAA